The genome window ATTTCATCACTTAGTTCAAGTTTCAAATCTTCAGATAATCCGAGTAATCTTAGAAAACTTCTCTGTAGTGTTTGGCGTTGTTCATAAGATTGAACTAAGAAATCTTCATCATTAGCTAATTGTACCTTAGCATTCATTACATCTAATTCTGCAATCTGACCTACTTTTAACCTTGCTTCTGTCCATTTTAATAGTTGTTTCGACAATGCTACTTGTTCTTCTGCTTGTTTAACCAATAGATTGGCTCTAATGATTTGATAATAATTGCTAATAACATTTAACATAAGTTGCTCCTCTATTAAGGCATATTTCATTTTTTCTAATTTGAGATTTTCATCAGCATTTATAAGAGATAATCTTTGTTGCAGTTTTCCACCTTCACTTAGTGGCTGGTTTAATCCTATAGAAACATAGGGATTAGTTGAGAATTTTTGTGATGAGTTTTTATCCTCACTTAATTTGTATCCTTCTGATAGAGTTAAAACCCCTGAGGTAAAGATAACCTTTGACCAGGTAGAGTTTAATGAAGTAGAATATTTATCCTGTCTGGTTGAGGCAAGTTCTGTTTCATTTGTTGTTCTTTGACTGCTGATATCTAAACTAATTTTAGGTTGATAAAGTTTATGAATGGCGATTAAATTTCGAGATGCCAGTTTCAAGTTATTTTTAGCATCATTAAGGATTGTCTGATTATTAAGTAAGGCAGTAGAGATGGCGTCTTTTAGACTAAGAGTTAAGGTAGAAGAATTTTTATTTTCTGAGGCAAAAACTAATTTTTGCCAGAACATCAAAATCATTACAACAATTAAAACAACCTGAATTTTAACCATCATCTTTTACTCTGACCAGAACCAATTAATGATTCTTTCAAAGGTTTGACTTTGAAGGTATGACTTTACTTCGTAGTTATCATCTGGTTTAAAAAGTACATATCTAATCATCGCCGGCTCTATTTTAGTGATAAGTTCTTCAGGATTATCTGCTTGAGCATAAAAGATATCGCCATATTCGATAGCATTCCATTTTCCATTATAGTCTTTATAAACAGAAATGCCATGTCCGACTCTACGTCCAGCATAGCAAAGCACATAAGCCTCATAACCATGCTGTGTTAAAACATAAGTGGCAAATCTTGCCTGGTCATCACAATCTCCCCTTTTTTTCTCAAAAGTCTCTCGGGGAGTTTGAGGAATAATTCTGTCCTCAGAATAATAGCTAAAGAACTGATCCATATATGAACTAATCTTTTCTGGGGTATCTAATGCCGCTACTGTTTCCTCAAAGCCTTTACCTTTCAACCATTGCATATTTTCTTGTTGATACACAGGTAAGACCTTTGGTGGGAATTCTTCGTATCTGGTAAGATTATAATTAGAATAATTGGTTTTCCCACTGGTGCTAAGATAAATTCCAATTGTATGCTGGGAGGATTGTTTTCTCTCAGTGGTATAATATATTCCACCATCTAAAGAATTAAATCTTTTGGAGATAGAAAATGTTGTCTCTTCAAACCAATTTTTTTCGTAATCATAATCTGAAAGCACTCTGAAATTCCATCCATTTTTTCCCATAAATTCTAAATTGCCCAATATTTCCTTAGACATAAATGAGGCATTTGGATTAGAATAAGAGATTTTTTTAACTTCAAAAGGAAAGGAGGCGGATAATTGAAAAAGAAGAGATTCAGTGGGTTTTAAATCTATTTTGCTTACTACTCCATGACTTAGACTTAAAGGTATTTGGTCTATTCCCCATGGAGAGAAAGATAAATTTATATTACCTTGATAGTCCATTTCTACCTTATACTTTTGGGAGAATTTTTTGCTGAGATTTAGACTATAAGAGACAGGAAAATCAGAAAAAGCCCATACTATGTCCTCATCATAATCTTTATCTGGTAATTCACTGAATAAGTGCGGTGCTAATTTTAATTCCGATTTGAATAAAAAATCAGGAGTAATCTCATAAGGTTTGGTATAGAAACGCCACATACTGCCGACACCAACCAGATCCGTTCCATCTCTATCCCGGGTATATCGTGAATATAAAGAAGGAAGATGAAGCCAACCTATATTTATTTTACCTTCCTGATTTATAGAACCAAGTATTGAAGAAGGCAGAAAGATAAAACTCACTTTACCAAATAGAGATTTTTTCATTAGTGGAGTCTGATTAAGATGAGCTAATTCGGCAGATAATGTAAACTTTTCCTTTTCTATCTTCAATTTTGCTTGAGCTTCTAAGATATGACCTTTTGAACCTAAGTTACCATAAAGTTCACCATTAATCTTGTTCCCTAATCTCTGTTTAAAATCTATTTTTATTCTCAAATCATCAGAGCTTACTGGTTGAATATTTAAAGAGAATATTTTTTCTTCCTCCTTGGATGGTTTTGGCTCCACTTGATTATTATCAGCTATTCTATACTCCAGAATATACGGATCAATTGGTGCAGTATATCCTATTGGAATATAATTCATCAAGATAAGTCCAATCCATATTACTATCTTATTCATTTGCCCTCGCGCTTAAAA of bacterium contains these proteins:
- a CDS encoding TolC family protein, translating into MMVKIQVVLIVVMILMFWQKLVFASENKNSSTLTLSLKDAISTALLNNQTILNDAKNNLKLASRNLIAIHKLYQPKISLDISSQRTTNETELASTRQDKYSTSLNSTWSKVIFTSGVLTLSEGYKLSEDKNSSQKFSTNPYVSIGLNQPLSEGGKLQQRLSLINADENLKLEKMKYALIEEQLMLNVISNYYQIIRANLLVKQAEEQVALSKQLLKWTEARLKVGQIAELDVMNAKVQLANDEDFLVQSYEQRQTLQRSFLRLLGLSEDLKLELSDEIEVKILNEKVEESINEAIENRLEIKMAKISIEQSKRNIPIARSTNKPTLTISGNYSWTNESEELEEAIKELPQRNWLIQAKLSFPFFDSGSTKNQVKISEINYQKTLNAFEQLKKDIIEEITQIHWNLNKNQRRLEVLEVNLKIAQDARRISQLKYEMGLLTIREVLQSQITYSNVKISIDDAKIDYLINQAKLSKAIGKLKNEYL